In Petrotoga sp. 9PW.55.5.1, the sequence AAAGAACAAGAACTTCCTGATCCAGATTTCAAAAGTGTTGCTAATCCAAACCCGGAATATGAAGTTGCTTTTGAAGAGGCAAAAAAATTAGGTGATCAGAAAAACGCAGATTTACTATTAGCAAATGATCCAGATTGTGATAGAACAGCTATTGAAGTATTAAATAACAATGAGTATAAAATGCCTAACGGTAACCAAGTAGGTGCTTTGTTGGTAAACTACATTCTAGAGAGTAAAAAAGAAAATAAAAGTTTAGATACTAACTCGGCAATTATAAAATCTATAGTTACAGGAGATTTATCAAAAAGAATTGCTGATAAATATGGGATAACTGTGTTTGAGACACTCACGGGTTTTAAAAATATCTGTGGAAAGGAAAATGAACTAGAAAAGGAAGGAAAGTATAAATTCTTATTTGGTTTTGAAGAAAGTATAGGTTATGTTATGGGAGATTTCGTTAGAGACAAAGATGGCGTTATTGCATCTATGTTAATTTCAGAAATGGTTGGCTATTACAAAAATAAGGGTAAAAATTTGTTAGAAGTTCTAGAGGATATTTATAAAGAGTTTGGATATGAATTAGAAAATAATTTTTCTTTAGTTCTAGAAGGAATTGCAGGGCAGGAAAGAATTAATAGAATAATGGAAAAATTTAGATATAATTTTCCCAAACAGATATCTGATTTAAAATTAGCTAAGTACGCCGATTATTCAAAAAATCAAATGTATTATTTATACGAAAACAAGACAGAGGTAATTACGGAGATCCCTTCATCAAATGTTTTAAGATTCTGGTTTAATGATGGTTCTTGGTATGCAGTTAGACCTTCGGGAACAGAACCAAAACTTAAGATTTACATCTACTCTTATGACAAAAATAAAGAAGAATCAAAAAGAAAACTAAATTCAATAAGAAAAACGATAGATGACATTATAGATTCTGTGCAATAGTTGAAAAATTAATATTGGCATCTTCAGGGGGAATTCTATGAATGAAACATCGTATAATAATGAAATTAATAATGATCAAATAAATGAATATATAGACGAGTTCTTATCCTACCTGAAATTTGTAAAAAGACGTGCTGATTCAACTATAAAAGAATATCAAAAAGTTTTGAATAATTATAAAAAGTACGTAATAAAATATGGATTAAATAGAACCTGTTTTCTAAAATATTTACAAGAGATATCCAATCTCTCTCAAAGAACTATAAAACTTAGAATAGTAGTTTTAAAATCTTTTTTAAATTATCTGTATGAAAACGGAGAAATAACAGGAAAAAATTATTGGAAAGATGCGAGTACTAAAATTCCAAGCGATGTACCTAAAGGGCTAACCGAAGATCAAATAAAAATATTTTTCTCCGTTATCGATGATATTTTTGATAGGATGTTTTATTCTCTACTATTAAATACAGGATTAAGAATATCAGAAGCTTTATCTTTGAAAAAAGAAAGTATCGTTTTTAATCAAAATTACGCTGAAATTATAGTAAAAGGGAAAGGAAATAAAGAAAGGTATCTTAAAATTTCAAAAGAGTATGCAGAAGAACTATTATCTTTTTCTGAAAATAAGGAGTATATATTTTCCAATAACAATGATGTTCCTTTCTCTTCTCGAACTATGGAGCGTAGATTCAAAAAATATGTTATAAAAGTCAATGAAAAAATTGATCAATTGAAAAATAAAGGGTATAAAAATATAAATTATTTGAATGCCACCCCTCACGCGCTTAGGCACACTTGCGCTAAAAGGCTTCTTAACTCGGGGAAAAATCTAGAAGAGGTACGTTACATATTGGGACATACTACAATTTCTACTACTGGAATATATGTTAGATCTGACAATCATACTTCTCTATTAGATAAAATTTAAACCGGCTCACCCCCGGTTTATTCCTTTTCTTAGCTTTCCCTTCGTATACTTCGTAATACTTTTTCACTGTCCTTCTATCTACTGCGTATATACTTGCTAATTCAGAAAAATTCGGTTTCATTCCCATCACTTTTATTATTTCTATCTGCTCTTTCATCTCTTTCATCTTCAATATCCTTAATTATCTAAACTCCTTAAAATATTTTTATAATTTTTCAATATTTAAATTAATAATTTTATTTTAGAATAAAAATAATTTGATTTTTTTATTCTATACCTTGACTTTTGAAAAATAAGGTGATATAATTTATTTAAATTATTGATTCATAACTTAATATTATTAAAGGAGGGAATAATAATGTTCAAAAAAATATATAAAAAACTTAGAAAAAATGACTCTTATTATACTGCCTATGACAATCTCGATAAAGAGTTATACTACTTTTATTTAGAAAATATTAGAAGGTTATGAGAGATTGGAGAAAAATGAAAGAAAGGGGGATAAAATGCCAGGTTCTAAAGGAAGTTTAAACCTTTTAACAAAGAATAGAAATTTTTTACTTTTATTCTTTGGAAGGCTTGTTTCAAGTGTAGGAACAGCAATTTTT encodes:
- a CDS encoding phospho-sugar mutase, which translates into the protein MRDYKKIYYNWLNNPIIDEESKKELKKIENNDEEIKERFYKDLEFGTAGLRGKLGIGTNMMNIYTVGRATQALADYIKDFGHERMNMGVVIAYDVRHFSKEFAKQCALIFAGNGVKAYLFEDIRPTPVLSFAVRYLKTTAGIVVTASHNPKNYNGYKVYWDQGSQILDDVANGIVEKIEEIGYDFDKIKKIPENEAIKKKLLQYVPKELDEEYLKRVESLALRDKEIDKNINIVYTPLNGTGNYFVRRVLKDRGFNNVFVVKEQELPDPDFKSVANPNPEYEVAFEEAKKLGDQKNADLLLANDPDCDRTAIEVLNNNEYKMPNGNQVGALLVNYILESKKENKSLDTNSAIIKSIVTGDLSKRIADKYGITVFETLTGFKNICGKENELEKEGKYKFLFGFEESIGYVMGDFVRDKDGVIASMLISEMVGYYKNKGKNLLEVLEDIYKEFGYELENNFSLVLEGIAGQERINRIMEKFRYNFPKQISDLKLAKYADYSKNQMYYLYENKTEVITEIPSSNVLRFWFNDGSWYAVRPSGTEPKLKIYIYSYDKNKEESKRKLNSIRKTIDDIIDSVQ
- a CDS encoding tyrosine-type recombinase/integrase codes for the protein MNETSYNNEINNDQINEYIDEFLSYLKFVKRRADSTIKEYQKVLNNYKKYVIKYGLNRTCFLKYLQEISNLSQRTIKLRIVVLKSFLNYLYENGEITGKNYWKDASTKIPSDVPKGLTEDQIKIFFSVIDDIFDRMFYSLLLNTGLRISEALSLKKESIVFNQNYAEIIVKGKGNKERYLKISKEYAEELLSFSENKEYIFSNNNDVPFSSRTMERRFKKYVIKVNEKIDQLKNKGYKNINYLNATPHALRHTCAKRLLNSGKNLEEVRYILGHTTISTTGIYVRSDNHTSLLDKI